AGTACTTTCAAGCCCACTTTCTTTTCTTCATGATCGCATTTTTCAAAGTAGCTCTTAAGATCTAAAGGCATATCATCATAAAAGCTTGTGTATTTAAGAGCCGTAGGCCTTTTTTGCATCAGGACTAAGTATGGAACCCAGTCCATGGATTCATAATTTTTCCCATATAATCTGTTGTGGCTAAGAATAGTTTTATAGTCTTCATTTAAAATATGCACTTTGCTATGAGTGATTTTTAACCATACTTCCTTGCCAGAAAATGCTGGTGAAATAGAGTAACTGTAATCTTTATCTAGTTTTACTTTGCCATAGGCATCAGCCTTTGCTTTTTCTAATCTATATACTTCATAGTCCTTCTTAGGGAGATCTTGGATTGTCAACAGTTTTTCAGACA
Above is a genomic segment from Alkaliphilus oremlandii OhILAs containing:
- a CDS encoding Mu transposase domain-containing protein codes for the protein MSEKLLTIQDLPKKDYEVYRLEKAKADAYGKVKLDKDYSYSISPAFSGKEVWLKITHSKVHILNEDYKTILSHNRLYGKNYESMDWVPYLVLMQKRPTALKYTSFYDDMPLDLKSYFEKCDHEEKKVGLKVLSKLLLEMDLEKASEVFKLAEEKNLRDEDSLTAAYHRLTRGVLEIKDIKLSMNVPNLDPYITNNSEYDIFLKGGVQ